TATGAAGCCCAAAGACAGAGAAGATGACGTTTCCCTACCTTAAGGGAAGAGAAGGTTAATGGGAGTTTTTGAGTAGCCAAGCTACTAGTTTTTCTTCTGACATTTCACCAGCAGCTAAAGCTAACATTACTTTAACTACCTCTGTCTCAGGAACAATCAGATCGAAACCGTTTACTTTGAGAAAAACTGCCATAACTACAAAACCACAACGTTTATTGCCATCAATAAAAGGATGATTTTTAACTAATCCCCAACCATAAGCTGCTGCTAACTGATAAATATTGACATTTGAATTATAAAAATAAAGGTTTTGTGGTCTAGCCAGAGCCGAAGATAGTTTTCCCTCATCAAGGATTCCGGATACCCCACCAAACAAGCTTATTTGTTGTCCATGAATTGCTTTGGTTTGAGCTTCATTTATCCAAATATATTGATTCAATTAGCCAACTCTCGTAGAGCGTTATGATATCTATGTGTAATTTCTTGACTCGCTTCCATTACTGCTTCAAATTCAGAGCCACAGCTAGTTAATTCTATACCCTCAGTAGTTTCATTAACATAAAGTGTATCTCCTTCTTGCCAATTGAGTTTTTCCATTATCTCCTGAGGAAAGGTTGTTCCTAAAGAATCACCAATCTTAGTTAATTTTAATTTGATCATTTTTTATCCATTCAACTAGCTATAATTGTATTTTTTGTCAAGGCGCAAAAATTGCGCCCGACAATTAGTTTTATTCCCACTCTATAGTTCCAGGTGGTTTAGATGTTATATCATAAACTACTCGGTTGACTCCTTTGACTTCGTTAACGATCCGATTAGAGATTTTTTCTAGTAAATCATAGGGAACTCGCGCCCAATCTGCGGTCATTCCATCTTCACTAGTAATTAATCGTAAGACTATGGGATGAGCATAGGTTCTGGTATCACCCATT
This Gloeocapsa sp. DLM2.Bin57 DNA region includes the following protein-coding sequences:
- a CDS encoding type II toxin-antitoxin system death-on-curing family toxin, with protein sequence MNQYIWINEAQTKAIHGQQISLFGGVSGILDEGKLSSALARPQNLYFYNSNVNIYQLAAAYGWGLVKNHPFIDGNKRCGFVVMAVFLKVNGFDLIVPETEVVKVMLALAAGEMSEEKLVAWLLKNSH
- a CDS encoding AbrB/MazE/SpoVT family DNA-binding domain-containing protein encodes the protein MKLKLTKIGDSLGTTFPQEIMEKLNWQEGDTLYVNETTEGIELTSCGSEFEAVMEASQEITHRYHNALRELAN